DNA from Bordetella genomosp. 13:
GCTGCGGGCAACGCAACGGTTCAGGCGGTATGTACTGCGGGGAATGTCCGGACAGGCCGCGGCCTGTTACCGGTAGACTCCGCACCCTGCGCTGGCAGGATGCGGCAGAAGAGAGTTCTGCGTGGGATCCTGTCAGGCAGCGACGTCGATGCAAGATCGACTACTACTGTCGCCGGAATCGGTATTCACGGTGTAGAACCCTGGAAATGAAGACTTTTCGATCTTACCCGGGTTTGCCCTGATACACAAGACTCGTAGCCTGTTCGCCACAATCCGGGCAAGCGCGTCAGGCATAGAAATGCCAAGCCAGGTACAGCGCGAAAAGCACGTAGAACGCCCCGACCGACGCGAGTCCGCCCACGGTCATCGTGCCGCGGCGCAGACGCAGCCACAGCACCGAGATCGCGATGAGCGTGAACACGCCGGCGGCGCGCAGCGGCTCATCCAACAGCCAGGGCGTGAGGAAAATGCCCAGCGCGCTGGGAATGGTCGCCTGGATCATCATCGCACCCGAGATGTTCGCCAGCGCCAGCCGTTCCTTGCCCTGCCGCACCCAGATCAGGGCGTTCAGTATCTCGGGCAGCTCGGTGGCCACCGGCGCCAGCAGTAGCGCGGCCACGTGCGCGGAGGCGCCCATCGCCATGCCCAGCGCCTCGATCTGCTGCACGAACACGCGCGAAGCGACGGCGATCACCACCAGCGCCATCACGGTCTGCGCACAAGCCCAGAACATGGAGGGATCGGGATCGCGCGGACGCAGCTTGAGCGGCTCGAGGTCGTCCTGCTCGATGCTGTCATCGTCGTTGGCCAGTTCGCGCTTCACGTACAGGGCATAGACCAGCAGGAACAGGATGCCCAGCCAGGGCTTCCA
Protein-coding regions in this window:
- a CDS encoding sodium:calcium antiporter, with translation MLLTLSLFFLSAAIIYLACEYFVNGVEWVGHRFQLGATATGTVLAAFGTALPESAVTFMAVVFGTTPEQKDIGVGAAMGGPLVLATLAYAVVGLALWNRCRAAAPRAESGRAAAAMTIKADQGRLARDQAWFMGIFVLKVALGLLAFAWKPWLGILFLLVYALYVKRELANDDDSIEQDDLEPLKLRPRDPDPSMFWACAQTVMALVVIAVASRVFVQQIEALGMAMGASAHVAALLLAPVATELPEILNALIWVRQGKERLALANISGAMMIQATIPSALGIFLTPWLLDEPLRAAGVFTLIAISVLWLRLRRGTMTVGGLASVGAFYVLFALYLAWHFYA